A genomic region of Magnolia sinica isolate HGM2019 chromosome 6, MsV1, whole genome shotgun sequence contains the following coding sequences:
- the LOC131249273 gene encoding disease resistance protein SUMM2-like, producing the protein MDVAMEFLWETAKTIAPNAWVQYNYSRNLQENLNVLKNEMQELSSRESDIKNELKTAEVVCGKKRKAEVCLWLENVEKITSEVTKIEDDSKQAKRYFIPSHLALGKRVVKKIEEVVKLKEKGQFSEGLLVDLLPENGSMPATKLMGRTTAERNILEQIWESLINQEVRTIGVHGLEGVGKTTIMTHIYNKIESCRIFGTAIWVTVSNDSNIERLQNGIAQAIGLKLSNKEDEMRSSMELFQALMRREKFVIIFDDVWKSFPLEKVGIPEGNAYKIVLTT; encoded by the coding sequence ATGTAGCTATGGAATTCCTCTGGGAGACTGCCAAGACTATTGCCCCGAATGCATGGGTTCAATACAACTACTCTAGAAACCTCCAAGAGAATCTTAATGTACTGAAAAACGAAATGCAGGAGTTGAGTAGCCGAGAGTCCGACATAAAGAATGAACTGAAAACGGCGGAGGTAGTATGTGGTAAGAAGCGAAAAGCAGAGGTGTGTTTATGGTTGGAAAATGTGGAAAAGATTACAAGCGAAGTTACTAAGATAGAAGATGATTCTAAACAAGCAAAGAGATATTTCATCCCTTCTCATTTAGCACTGGGAAAGCGTGTCGTAAAGAAGATTGAAGAGgtggtgaagcttaaggagaaagGTCAATTTTCAGAAGGGTTACTTGTTGATCTATTACCTGAAAATGGAAGCATGCCGGCTACAAAACTCATGGGTAGAACAACAGCAGAAAGAAATATTTTAGAACAGATTTGGGAGTCCTTGATAAATCAAGAGGTCAGAACTATTGGTGTCCATGGTTTGGAGGGAGTCGGCAAAACAACCATCATGACCCACATCTACAATAAAATAGAGAGTTGTAGAATATTTGGCACTGCTATTTGGGTGACAGTGTCTAATGATTCTAATATTGAGAGACTGCAGAATGGTATTGCACAAGCAATAGGATTGAAGCTTTCCAATAAAGAGGATGAAATGAGAAGCTCAATGGAATTGTTTCAGGCTTTGATGCGTAGGGAAAAGTTCGTTATCATCTTTGATGATGTGTGGAAATCGTTTCCTTTGGAGAAGGTAGGGATTCCCGAAGGCAATGCATACAAAATAGTATTGACTACTTGA